The Synchiropus splendidus isolate RoL2022-P1 chromosome 1, RoL_Sspl_1.0, whole genome shotgun sequence genome includes a window with the following:
- the LOC128757994 gene encoding interleukin-31 receptor subunit alpha isoform X4, whose translation MFRLALLLSVCPPGLMAQWPVASLHTPTVVYCRQVNVSSMLQHCGHRTDGVHDLQCFMRRDSLLRVCEWKPGKDSSRKNYTLVVRQNRSRSNYCKLYDNIAGLFANAQWYSDRPVAAEVYENRQSDNCSRATYRGHPSFRCNPPLATNFSRQAGMLDLKVRWTQKDKTILKVDYGAVGEPSQSKVATCQSLERCTVQNLNASLTYRVRIGCVPNDMCSQCPWSPAHVVPAELTQRPEILTKEEGKSDQGRRTIFLTWTFLQLCDGFNVTISKASGEAVQERVSTTHRNIRLLLSYSAFRVDVQAFNNASVSPPQTVDVPQRLLLSDGETSGINVEVHNMSSFTVHWGAQRLSIIKCFSVEWTDTQTKKTMFQSFYEGNKNYRTCKNLPEPLEPYTRYRLSLHTRHQKHPCNLRSINNSESTYGSTLFYAIEGVPISYPMNLSCFNITKTSVVLSWSSIPEADLRGFLLGYAIFYSENQRGETHSERNVTVDAKSSTKQLHGLKSGVVYQVQISGITRPGIGVRSPASRFETIQSDEYKVGAVLSSVLLMVIMATFGLFGSPVVKRVKVLLWPSLPSPGQSLAMQKMQQCHLEYRETSEAAVEEYDNCSLQIVEEEVPVLLPHLEDEKIPEDTEDEDDEEDAGGKASPRPSESAPLPLIGDYTTLEMFLRAPSAGVYMENMQQDLATRNKSEPVHSQDRDESSQMDWDSTGQAVARVGPGGLDLPLHAGGAATALLQVHRD comes from the exons ATGTTTCGGCTGGCGCTGCTCCTCTCCG TTTGTCCTCCAGGGCTGATGGCGCAGTGGCCTGTCGCCAGTCTTCACACCCCGACAG TGGTCTACTGTCGCCAGGTGAATGTTTCCTCCATGCTTCAGCACTGTGGACATCGCACTG ATGGAGTCCATGACCTCCAGTGCTTCATGAGGCGTGATTCTCTGTTGAGAGTGTGCGAGTGGAAACCTGGGAAAGACTCGTCCAGAAAAAACTACACACTCGTGGTGCGGCAGAACAGAAGTCG CAGCAACTATTGTAAACTGTACGACAACATCGCTGGCCTCTTCGCTAACGCCCAGTGGTACAGTGACAGACCCGTGGCGGCAGAGGTTTACGAAAACAGGCAGTCGGACAACTGCAGCAGAGCAACGTACAGAGGTCACCCGTCAT TCAGGTGTAACCCGCCGCTCGCCACGAACTTCAGCCGCCAAGCTGGGATGCTGGACCTGAAGGTGCGCTGGACTCAGAAGGACAAGACCATCCTGAAGGTCGACTACGGAGCGGTGGGCGAGCCGTCACAGAGCAAG GTGGCGACGTGTCAATCATTAGAGAGATGCACCGTGCAGAACCTGAACGCCTCGCTGACCTACCGCGTCCGGATCGGTTGTGTGCCAAACGACATGTGTTCTCAGTGCCCGTGGAGTCCCGCCCACGTGGTCCCGGCAG AGCTGACGCAGCGGCCAGAGATTCTGACgaaggaggaaggaaagagcGACCAAGGCAGGCGGACGATCTTTCTCACCTGGACG TTCCTGCAGCTGTGCGACGGCTTCAACGTGACGATCAGCAAAGCATCAGGAGAAGCAGTGCAGGAACGCGTGAGCACCACTCACCGCAACATCAGGCTCCTCCTCTCATACTCGGCCTTTCGCGTCGACGTCCAAGCCTTCAACAATGCGAGCGTCTCTCCACCGCAGACTGTTGATGTCCCACAGCGCTTGCTCCTATCAG ACGGAGAAACCTCAGGGATTAACGTGGAAGTCCACAACATGAGCTCCTTCACGGTCCACTGGGGCGCGCAGCGGCTTTCGAtcatcaagtgtttttcagtGGAATGGACCGACACACAGACAAAGAAGACAATGTTCCAGTCCTTCTATGAAGGCAACAAGAACTACAGGACGTGCAAGAACCTACCAG AACCACTGGAACCCTACACGCGATACCGTCTGAGTCTCCACACTCGACACCAAAAGCATCCGTGCAACCTGAGGTCCATCAACAACAGTGAGAGCACCTACGGCAGCACCCTCTTCTACGCCATCGAGGGAG TGCCCATCAGCTACCCAATGAACCTGAGCTGCTTCAACATCACAAAGACATCTGTGGTTCTAAGCTGGTCGTCCATCCCTGAGGCAGACCTGCGAGGGTTCTTGCTGGGCTACGCTATCTTCTACTCTGAGAACCAACGCGGAGAGACGCACTCAGAGAGAA ATGTCACAGTCGATGCAAAATCCAGCACCAAGCAGCTACACGGTCTGAAAAGTGGAGTCGTGTACCAGGTCCAGATATCGGGGATCACAAGACCCGGAATAGGAGTCCGAAGTCCTGCCAGCCGCTTTGAAACCATCCAGTCGG ATGAGTACAAGGTTGGTGCTGTGCTCTCCTCCGTCCTGCTGATGGTCATCATGGCTACGTTCGGATTGTTCGGATCCCCGGTCGTGAAAAG AGTCAAAGTTCTGCTGTGGCCCAGTCTACCGAGTCCGGGACAGAGTCTGGCCAtgcagaagatgcagcagtgccACCTAGAG TACCGGGAGACGTCTGAAGCTGCTGTGGAGGAATACGACAACTGCAGCCTTCAGATTGTCGAAGAAGAGGTCCCGGTGCTTCTTCCGCACCTGGAAGATGAGAAGATACCTGAGGACACTGAAGATGAGGACGACGAAGAAGATGCCGGCGGAAAAGCTAGTCCAAGACCTTCCGAGTCAGCACCGCTGCCCCTCATTGGCGACTACACAACTTTGGAAATGTTTCTCagggcgccatctgctggtgtttACATGGAGAACATGCAGCAGGATCTGGCCACCAGGAACAAGTCAGAACCAGTCCACTCTCAGGACAGAGATGAGTCGAGTCAGATGGACTGGGACTCAACAGGGCAAGCGGTGGCAAGGGTCGGTCCAGGAGGTCTGGACCTGCCCCTCCATGCTGGTGGAGCAGCAACCGCTCTACTCCAAGTGCACAGGGACTGA
- the LOC128757994 gene encoding interleukin-31 receptor subunit alpha isoform X5, which translates to MFRLALLLSVCPPGLMAQWPVASLHTPTVVYCRQVNVSSMLQHCGHRTDGVHDLQCFMRRDSLLRVCEWKPGKDSSRKNYTLVVRQNRSRNYCKLYDNIAGLFANAQWYSDRPVAAEVYENRQSDNCSRATYRGHPSFRCNPPLATNFSRQAGMLDLKVRWTQKDKTILKVDYGAVGEPSQSKVATCQSLERCTVQNLNASLTYRVRIGCVPNDMCSQCPWSPAHVVPAELTQRPEILTKEEGKSDQGRRTIFLTWTFLQLCDGFNVTISKASGEAVQERVSTTHRNIRLLLSYSAFRVDVQAFNNASVSPPQTVDVPQRLLLSDGETSGINVEVHNMSSFTVHWGAQRLSIIKCFSVEWTDTQTKKTMFQSFYEGNKNYRTCKNLPEPLEPYTRYRLSLHTRHQKHPCNLRSINNSESTYGSTLFYAIEGVPISYPMNLSCFNITKTSVVLSWSSIPEADLRGFLLGYAIFYSENQRGETHSERNVTVDAKSSTKQLHGLKSGVVYQVQISGITRPGIGVRSPASRFETIQSDEYKVGAVLSSVLLMVIMATFGLFGSPVVKRVKVLLWPSLPSPGQSLAMQKMQQCHLEYRETSEAAVEEYDNCSLQIVEEEVPVLLPHLEDEKIPEDTEDEDDEEDAGGKASPRPSESAPLPLIGDYTTLEMFLRAPSAGVYMENMQQDLATRNKSEPVHSQDRDESSQMDWDSTGQAVARVGPGGLDLPLHAGGAATALLQVHRD; encoded by the exons ATGTTTCGGCTGGCGCTGCTCCTCTCCG TTTGTCCTCCAGGGCTGATGGCGCAGTGGCCTGTCGCCAGTCTTCACACCCCGACAG TGGTCTACTGTCGCCAGGTGAATGTTTCCTCCATGCTTCAGCACTGTGGACATCGCACTG ATGGAGTCCATGACCTCCAGTGCTTCATGAGGCGTGATTCTCTGTTGAGAGTGTGCGAGTGGAAACCTGGGAAAGACTCGTCCAGAAAAAACTACACACTCGTGGTGCGGCAGAACAGAAGTCG CAACTATTGTAAACTGTACGACAACATCGCTGGCCTCTTCGCTAACGCCCAGTGGTACAGTGACAGACCCGTGGCGGCAGAGGTTTACGAAAACAGGCAGTCGGACAACTGCAGCAGAGCAACGTACAGAGGTCACCCGTCAT TCAGGTGTAACCCGCCGCTCGCCACGAACTTCAGCCGCCAAGCTGGGATGCTGGACCTGAAGGTGCGCTGGACTCAGAAGGACAAGACCATCCTGAAGGTCGACTACGGAGCGGTGGGCGAGCCGTCACAGAGCAAG GTGGCGACGTGTCAATCATTAGAGAGATGCACCGTGCAGAACCTGAACGCCTCGCTGACCTACCGCGTCCGGATCGGTTGTGTGCCAAACGACATGTGTTCTCAGTGCCCGTGGAGTCCCGCCCACGTGGTCCCGGCAG AGCTGACGCAGCGGCCAGAGATTCTGACgaaggaggaaggaaagagcGACCAAGGCAGGCGGACGATCTTTCTCACCTGGACG TTCCTGCAGCTGTGCGACGGCTTCAACGTGACGATCAGCAAAGCATCAGGAGAAGCAGTGCAGGAACGCGTGAGCACCACTCACCGCAACATCAGGCTCCTCCTCTCATACTCGGCCTTTCGCGTCGACGTCCAAGCCTTCAACAATGCGAGCGTCTCTCCACCGCAGACTGTTGATGTCCCACAGCGCTTGCTCCTATCAG ACGGAGAAACCTCAGGGATTAACGTGGAAGTCCACAACATGAGCTCCTTCACGGTCCACTGGGGCGCGCAGCGGCTTTCGAtcatcaagtgtttttcagtGGAATGGACCGACACACAGACAAAGAAGACAATGTTCCAGTCCTTCTATGAAGGCAACAAGAACTACAGGACGTGCAAGAACCTACCAG AACCACTGGAACCCTACACGCGATACCGTCTGAGTCTCCACACTCGACACCAAAAGCATCCGTGCAACCTGAGGTCCATCAACAACAGTGAGAGCACCTACGGCAGCACCCTCTTCTACGCCATCGAGGGAG TGCCCATCAGCTACCCAATGAACCTGAGCTGCTTCAACATCACAAAGACATCTGTGGTTCTAAGCTGGTCGTCCATCCCTGAGGCAGACCTGCGAGGGTTCTTGCTGGGCTACGCTATCTTCTACTCTGAGAACCAACGCGGAGAGACGCACTCAGAGAGAA ATGTCACAGTCGATGCAAAATCCAGCACCAAGCAGCTACACGGTCTGAAAAGTGGAGTCGTGTACCAGGTCCAGATATCGGGGATCACAAGACCCGGAATAGGAGTCCGAAGTCCTGCCAGCCGCTTTGAAACCATCCAGTCGG ATGAGTACAAGGTTGGTGCTGTGCTCTCCTCCGTCCTGCTGATGGTCATCATGGCTACGTTCGGATTGTTCGGATCCCCGGTCGTGAAAAG AGTCAAAGTTCTGCTGTGGCCCAGTCTACCGAGTCCGGGACAGAGTCTGGCCAtgcagaagatgcagcagtgccACCTAGAG TACCGGGAGACGTCTGAAGCTGCTGTGGAGGAATACGACAACTGCAGCCTTCAGATTGTCGAAGAAGAGGTCCCGGTGCTTCTTCCGCACCTGGAAGATGAGAAGATACCTGAGGACACTGAAGATGAGGACGACGAAGAAGATGCCGGCGGAAAAGCTAGTCCAAGACCTTCCGAGTCAGCACCGCTGCCCCTCATTGGCGACTACACAACTTTGGAAATGTTTCTCagggcgccatctgctggtgtttACATGGAGAACATGCAGCAGGATCTGGCCACCAGGAACAAGTCAGAACCAGTCCACTCTCAGGACAGAGATGAGTCGAGTCAGATGGACTGGGACTCAACAGGGCAAGCGGTGGCAAGGGTCGGTCCAGGAGGTCTGGACCTGCCCCTCCATGCTGGTGGAGCAGCAACCGCTCTACTCCAAGTGCACAGGGACTGA
- the LOC128757994 gene encoding interleukin-31 receptor subunit alpha isoform X6 yields the protein MFRLALLLSGLMAQWPVASLHTPTVVYCRQVNVSSMLQHCGHRTDGVHDLQCFMRRDSLLRVCEWKPGKDSSRKNYTLVVRQNRSRSNYCKLYDNIAGLFANAQWYSDRPVAAEVYENRQSDNCSRATYRGHPSFRCNPPLATNFSRQAGMLDLKVRWTQKDKTILKVDYGAVGEPSQSKVATCQSLERCTVQNLNASLTYRVRIGCVPNDMCSQCPWSPAHVVPAELTQRPEILTKEEGKSDQGRRTIFLTWTFLQLCDGFNVTISKASGEAVQERVSTTHRNIRLLLSYSAFRVDVQAFNNASVSPPQTVDVPQRLLLSDGETSGINVEVHNMSSFTVHWGAQRLSIIKCFSVEWTDTQTKKTMFQSFYEGNKNYRTCKNLPEPLEPYTRYRLSLHTRHQKHPCNLRSINNSESTYGSTLFYAIEGVPISYPMNLSCFNITKTSVVLSWSSIPEADLRGFLLGYAIFYSENQRGETHSERNVTVDAKSSTKQLHGLKSGVVYQVQISGITRPGIGVRSPASRFETIQSDEYKVGAVLSSVLLMVIMATFGLFGSPVVKRVKVLLWPSLPSPGQSLAMQKMQQCHLEYRETSEAAVEEYDNCSLQIVEEEVPVLLPHLEDEKIPEDTEDEDDEEDAGGKASPRPSESAPLPLIGDYTTLEMFLRAPSAGVYMENMQQDLATRNKSEPVHSQDRDESSQMDWDSTGQAVARVGPGGLDLPLHAGGAATALLQVHRD from the exons ATGTTTCGGCTGGCGCTGCTCCTCTCCG GGCTGATGGCGCAGTGGCCTGTCGCCAGTCTTCACACCCCGACAG TGGTCTACTGTCGCCAGGTGAATGTTTCCTCCATGCTTCAGCACTGTGGACATCGCACTG ATGGAGTCCATGACCTCCAGTGCTTCATGAGGCGTGATTCTCTGTTGAGAGTGTGCGAGTGGAAACCTGGGAAAGACTCGTCCAGAAAAAACTACACACTCGTGGTGCGGCAGAACAGAAGTCG CAGCAACTATTGTAAACTGTACGACAACATCGCTGGCCTCTTCGCTAACGCCCAGTGGTACAGTGACAGACCCGTGGCGGCAGAGGTTTACGAAAACAGGCAGTCGGACAACTGCAGCAGAGCAACGTACAGAGGTCACCCGTCAT TCAGGTGTAACCCGCCGCTCGCCACGAACTTCAGCCGCCAAGCTGGGATGCTGGACCTGAAGGTGCGCTGGACTCAGAAGGACAAGACCATCCTGAAGGTCGACTACGGAGCGGTGGGCGAGCCGTCACAGAGCAAG GTGGCGACGTGTCAATCATTAGAGAGATGCACCGTGCAGAACCTGAACGCCTCGCTGACCTACCGCGTCCGGATCGGTTGTGTGCCAAACGACATGTGTTCTCAGTGCCCGTGGAGTCCCGCCCACGTGGTCCCGGCAG AGCTGACGCAGCGGCCAGAGATTCTGACgaaggaggaaggaaagagcGACCAAGGCAGGCGGACGATCTTTCTCACCTGGACG TTCCTGCAGCTGTGCGACGGCTTCAACGTGACGATCAGCAAAGCATCAGGAGAAGCAGTGCAGGAACGCGTGAGCACCACTCACCGCAACATCAGGCTCCTCCTCTCATACTCGGCCTTTCGCGTCGACGTCCAAGCCTTCAACAATGCGAGCGTCTCTCCACCGCAGACTGTTGATGTCCCACAGCGCTTGCTCCTATCAG ACGGAGAAACCTCAGGGATTAACGTGGAAGTCCACAACATGAGCTCCTTCACGGTCCACTGGGGCGCGCAGCGGCTTTCGAtcatcaagtgtttttcagtGGAATGGACCGACACACAGACAAAGAAGACAATGTTCCAGTCCTTCTATGAAGGCAACAAGAACTACAGGACGTGCAAGAACCTACCAG AACCACTGGAACCCTACACGCGATACCGTCTGAGTCTCCACACTCGACACCAAAAGCATCCGTGCAACCTGAGGTCCATCAACAACAGTGAGAGCACCTACGGCAGCACCCTCTTCTACGCCATCGAGGGAG TGCCCATCAGCTACCCAATGAACCTGAGCTGCTTCAACATCACAAAGACATCTGTGGTTCTAAGCTGGTCGTCCATCCCTGAGGCAGACCTGCGAGGGTTCTTGCTGGGCTACGCTATCTTCTACTCTGAGAACCAACGCGGAGAGACGCACTCAGAGAGAA ATGTCACAGTCGATGCAAAATCCAGCACCAAGCAGCTACACGGTCTGAAAAGTGGAGTCGTGTACCAGGTCCAGATATCGGGGATCACAAGACCCGGAATAGGAGTCCGAAGTCCTGCCAGCCGCTTTGAAACCATCCAGTCGG ATGAGTACAAGGTTGGTGCTGTGCTCTCCTCCGTCCTGCTGATGGTCATCATGGCTACGTTCGGATTGTTCGGATCCCCGGTCGTGAAAAG AGTCAAAGTTCTGCTGTGGCCCAGTCTACCGAGTCCGGGACAGAGTCTGGCCAtgcagaagatgcagcagtgccACCTAGAG TACCGGGAGACGTCTGAAGCTGCTGTGGAGGAATACGACAACTGCAGCCTTCAGATTGTCGAAGAAGAGGTCCCGGTGCTTCTTCCGCACCTGGAAGATGAGAAGATACCTGAGGACACTGAAGATGAGGACGACGAAGAAGATGCCGGCGGAAAAGCTAGTCCAAGACCTTCCGAGTCAGCACCGCTGCCCCTCATTGGCGACTACACAACTTTGGAAATGTTTCTCagggcgccatctgctggtgtttACATGGAGAACATGCAGCAGGATCTGGCCACCAGGAACAAGTCAGAACCAGTCCACTCTCAGGACAGAGATGAGTCGAGTCAGATGGACTGGGACTCAACAGGGCAAGCGGTGGCAAGGGTCGGTCCAGGAGGTCTGGACCTGCCCCTCCATGCTGGTGGAGCAGCAACCGCTCTACTCCAAGTGCACAGGGACTGA
- the LOC128757994 gene encoding interleukin-31 receptor subunit alpha isoform X1: MVSISERRETHTHRSLSDFLSSAADDGEDETPPLTPLHTSLSHSHVFSQCASAAQTCGSVVEARSVSRRHVSAGAAPLRLSSRADGAVACRQSSHPDSGLLSPDGVHDLQCFMRRDSLLRVCEWKPGKDSSRKNYTLVVRQNRSRSNYCKLYDNIAGLFANAQWYSDRPVAAEVYENRQSDNCSRATYRGHPSFRCNPPLATNFSRQAGMLDLKVRWTQKDKTILKVDYGAVGEPSQSKVATCQSLERCTVQNLNASLTYRVRIGCVPNDMCSQCPWSPAHVVPAELTQRPEILTKEEGKSDQGRRTIFLTWTFLQLCDGFNVTISKASGEAVQERVSTTHRNIRLLLSYSAFRVDVQAFNNASVSPPQTVDVPQRLLLSDGETSGINVEVHNMSSFTVHWGAQRLSIIKCFSVEWTDTQTKKTMFQSFYEGNKNYRTCKNLPEPLEPYTRYRLSLHTRHQKHPCNLRSINNSESTYGSTLFYAIEGVPISYPMNLSCFNITKTSVVLSWSSIPEADLRGFLLGYAIFYSENQRGETHSERNVTVDAKSSTKQLHGLKSGVVYQVQISGITRPGIGVRSPASRFETIQSDEYKVGAVLSSVLLMVIMATFGLFGSPVVKRVKVLLWPSLPSPGQSLAMQKMQQCHLEYRETSEAAVEEYDNCSLQIVEEEVPVLLPHLEDEKIPEDTEDEDDEEDAGGKASPRPSESAPLPLIGDYTTLEMFLRAPSAGVYMENMQQDLATRNKSEPVHSQDRDESSQMDWDSTGQAVARVGPGGLDLPLHAGGAATALLQVHRD, from the exons atggtaTCTATAAGTGAgaggagagaaacacacacacacagatcgtTATCAGATTTCCTGTCTTCTGCTGCAGATGACGGTGAAGATGAGACACCCCCCCTGACCCCCCTTCACacatctctctcacactcgCATGTTTTCAGTCAGTGTGCGTCTGCAGCCCAGACGTGTGGGTCTGTAGTGGAAGCTCGGTCAGTGAGTCGCAGACATGTTTCGGCTGGCGCTGCTCCTCTCCG TTTGTCCTCCAGGGCTGATGGCGCAGTGGCCTGTCGCCAGTCTTCACACCCCGACAG TGGTCTACTGTCGCCAG ATGGAGTCCATGACCTCCAGTGCTTCATGAGGCGTGATTCTCTGTTGAGAGTGTGCGAGTGGAAACCTGGGAAAGACTCGTCCAGAAAAAACTACACACTCGTGGTGCGGCAGAACAGAAGTCG CAGCAACTATTGTAAACTGTACGACAACATCGCTGGCCTCTTCGCTAACGCCCAGTGGTACAGTGACAGACCCGTGGCGGCAGAGGTTTACGAAAACAGGCAGTCGGACAACTGCAGCAGAGCAACGTACAGAGGTCACCCGTCAT TCAGGTGTAACCCGCCGCTCGCCACGAACTTCAGCCGCCAAGCTGGGATGCTGGACCTGAAGGTGCGCTGGACTCAGAAGGACAAGACCATCCTGAAGGTCGACTACGGAGCGGTGGGCGAGCCGTCACAGAGCAAG GTGGCGACGTGTCAATCATTAGAGAGATGCACCGTGCAGAACCTGAACGCCTCGCTGACCTACCGCGTCCGGATCGGTTGTGTGCCAAACGACATGTGTTCTCAGTGCCCGTGGAGTCCCGCCCACGTGGTCCCGGCAG AGCTGACGCAGCGGCCAGAGATTCTGACgaaggaggaaggaaagagcGACCAAGGCAGGCGGACGATCTTTCTCACCTGGACG TTCCTGCAGCTGTGCGACGGCTTCAACGTGACGATCAGCAAAGCATCAGGAGAAGCAGTGCAGGAACGCGTGAGCACCACTCACCGCAACATCAGGCTCCTCCTCTCATACTCGGCCTTTCGCGTCGACGTCCAAGCCTTCAACAATGCGAGCGTCTCTCCACCGCAGACTGTTGATGTCCCACAGCGCTTGCTCCTATCAG ACGGAGAAACCTCAGGGATTAACGTGGAAGTCCACAACATGAGCTCCTTCACGGTCCACTGGGGCGCGCAGCGGCTTTCGAtcatcaagtgtttttcagtGGAATGGACCGACACACAGACAAAGAAGACAATGTTCCAGTCCTTCTATGAAGGCAACAAGAACTACAGGACGTGCAAGAACCTACCAG AACCACTGGAACCCTACACGCGATACCGTCTGAGTCTCCACACTCGACACCAAAAGCATCCGTGCAACCTGAGGTCCATCAACAACAGTGAGAGCACCTACGGCAGCACCCTCTTCTACGCCATCGAGGGAG TGCCCATCAGCTACCCAATGAACCTGAGCTGCTTCAACATCACAAAGACATCTGTGGTTCTAAGCTGGTCGTCCATCCCTGAGGCAGACCTGCGAGGGTTCTTGCTGGGCTACGCTATCTTCTACTCTGAGAACCAACGCGGAGAGACGCACTCAGAGAGAA ATGTCACAGTCGATGCAAAATCCAGCACCAAGCAGCTACACGGTCTGAAAAGTGGAGTCGTGTACCAGGTCCAGATATCGGGGATCACAAGACCCGGAATAGGAGTCCGAAGTCCTGCCAGCCGCTTTGAAACCATCCAGTCGG ATGAGTACAAGGTTGGTGCTGTGCTCTCCTCCGTCCTGCTGATGGTCATCATGGCTACGTTCGGATTGTTCGGATCCCCGGTCGTGAAAAG AGTCAAAGTTCTGCTGTGGCCCAGTCTACCGAGTCCGGGACAGAGTCTGGCCAtgcagaagatgcagcagtgccACCTAGAG TACCGGGAGACGTCTGAAGCTGCTGTGGAGGAATACGACAACTGCAGCCTTCAGATTGTCGAAGAAGAGGTCCCGGTGCTTCTTCCGCACCTGGAAGATGAGAAGATACCTGAGGACACTGAAGATGAGGACGACGAAGAAGATGCCGGCGGAAAAGCTAGTCCAAGACCTTCCGAGTCAGCACCGCTGCCCCTCATTGGCGACTACACAACTTTGGAAATGTTTCTCagggcgccatctgctggtgtttACATGGAGAACATGCAGCAGGATCTGGCCACCAGGAACAAGTCAGAACCAGTCCACTCTCAGGACAGAGATGAGTCGAGTCAGATGGACTGGGACTCAACAGGGCAAGCGGTGGCAAGGGTCGGTCCAGGAGGTCTGGACCTGCCCCTCCATGCTGGTGGAGCAGCAACCGCTCTACTCCAAGTGCACAGGGACTGA